A window of Chryseobacterium aquaeductus genomic DNA:
CAGAACTCGTGTATCATTTCTCACGGCTGGTCCGGTTTGAGCAGATTTCGGTTCGATTTCATGAATTTTCTTTACAGTTTCATCAATCAAAGGCAAAAAATAATCAAAAGGAATTTTTTGATCATCTGATATTTCTTTGGCTCTTGCAAAAAGATGATTCACAAAATTACAGGCAAAAACTGCGGTCAAATGAATGTATTTTCTTTTTTCATGACTGCTTTCCATCACATTCTCAGAAATTTGAGAAGCTAATTTAATAAGCAAATTTTTATCAGCAGGGTTTTCTGTTTCGATAAAAAAAGGAATTTTAGAATAATCCAGTTCTTTAGATTTAGAAAAGGTTTGTAAAGGATAAAAGCTTGATTTCCTGTACGCTCCTATCAGAATTTCTTTTGGCAACGAACCAGATGTATGCGCAACGATACAATCTGTTTTGGTGATTAATTGAGAAACATCCTCAACTGAGCCATCGCTTACACAGATAATATACAAATCCGCATCTTCTAACTTACTAGTAGAATGAGGAATGTTTAATTCTTGGGCTATTTTGTTTAAATCTTCCTCGTTTCTGCCAAAAATCTGAGCCAACGGAATTTTTTTCTTCGTAAAAGCTTTTGCCAAATGATAAGCGACATTTCCGGATCCGATGATTACAATTTGCATAAAACAAAGATAGGATTTTAGGTTGATAAGAGAAAGGGAGCTTGGAAGCTGGAAGTTTTTGAAGAGATTTTTATTGATTATTGTCTCTTTCCAAATAAATATAACAACATTTTGGACTCAAAATTGAATAAGTAATTTAACTTTCAACTATTTTTGTTATCCAAAACAATGAAAGCATCCTATGAAGATTAAAGACGCGGAAATTATATCGCTGATGCAAGACCCACGAACTCAGGAAAAGGGAGTTCGCGTTTTGATGGATGCTTATCAGAGTAGACTGTATTGGCACATCAGAAGAATTATTGTAGATGGAGATCTTGCGCAAGATACCTTGCAGGAGACTTTTATCAAAGCATATCAGAATTTTCATCAGTTTAAAAATGATAGTCAGCTTTATACTTGGTTATACAGAATTGCAACCAATGAAGCGTTGCAACAGATCAATAAACTGAAAAGAATGCAAAAAACAGATGAAGATCCTGAATATTATATGCAGAATCTGGTAGCTGACAATACACATAGCGATGCTGAAGAGATACAGATCTTTTTGCAAAAAGCCATACAAAGCCTGCCTGAAAAGCAGAAACTGGTATTTATGATGCGGTATTATGATGATTTGCCTTACGAAGAAATATCTAAAATTGTAGATATGTCTGTAGGGACTTTGAAAACGAATTATCACTACGCCAAGCAGAAAATAGAAGAATATATAAAAGAAAATTACGAAAGATAATTTTTTAGAAAAAACGACATGAAAGATTTTGATCTAGATAAATTAGAACGCAAAAACATTTACAATCTTCCCGATAATATGTTTGAAAACATTCAGGCAAAAGTTTTGAGCGAAGTGAATGGTTTTGATCTAGAAAAGGTAGAACGCAAAAACATTTACAAAGTTTCAGATCATTTGTTTGAAAGTATTCAGGAGAATGTAATGAAGAAAGTAAATGAAGATAGAAAAGCACCCGTTTTCAAACTAAATTGGGTTTACGCAGCGGCAGCTTCATTCGCATTAATTTTTGGGTCAACTTTTTTGTATAATTCTTTTTCAGATTCCGACAATGGTTCGAATTTGACACCAACTTATGCAAATACTGAGACCCCTAAAAATGAAAGCGAGATTGCTTACGAAACTTTAAAATCTGATTTAACTTCTGTTGAAAATAGCAATCAAACAATTGACAATCAACAGACTAATGTACAAGTAAAAACGGTTGCTTATGTTCCTGAAAATACAGAGACAAAGTCGAAAACCGTAAAGCCGGTTTCTAAAAAAACTGAAGCTCAGATGACAGAATATTTGGATTCTTTTTCTAATTCTGAAATTGCAGAATTAGCAAACAATTCAACTCAGGATGTTTATTTGGATTTATATAATTAAAAGAGAAATGAAAAAAATATTATTTACACTTCTTGTTATTTACGGTTTTGGTCTTAATGCCCAAAAGACAGATTACGACTGGAGAAAAATGGACCCAAAGCAAAGAAAAGAAGTTATAAATAATCTTTCGCCTGAAGAAAGAAAAACACTTCTTACTCAGTTTAGAAATAATATGGTGCTGGATAATCTAGATGTTGACCCAAAAAATAAAACCGAATTTACAGAAATGTACAACGAGTATTTGGATAATCAAAAAAAGATAAAGAGCCAGTTTGATTCAAATTTTAATCCGGAAACTTTGTCTGAAGAAGAAGCAAAAGTAAAACTGCAACAAAGCTTTGACGTAGGACAA
This region includes:
- a CDS encoding RNA polymerase sigma factor, translating into MKIKDAEIISLMQDPRTQEKGVRVLMDAYQSRLYWHIRRIIVDGDLAQDTLQETFIKAYQNFHQFKNDSQLYTWLYRIATNEALQQINKLKRMQKTDEDPEYYMQNLVADNTHSDAEEIQIFLQKAIQSLPEKQKLVFMMRYYDDLPYEEISKIVDMSVGTLKTNYHYAKQKIEEYIKENYER
- a CDS encoding Rossmann-like and DUF2520 domain-containing protein, which gives rise to MQIVIIGSGNVAYHLAKAFTKKKIPLAQIFGRNEEDLNKIAQELNIPHSTSKLEDADLYIICVSDGSVEDVSQLITKTDCIVAHTSGSLPKEILIGAYRKSSFYPLQTFSKSKELDYSKIPFFIETENPADKNLLIKLASQISENVMESSHEKRKYIHLTAVFACNFVNHLFARAKEISDDQKIPFDYFLPLIDETVKKIHEIEPKSAQTGPAVRNDTRVLELHEQLLKDESLEIYKTMNHSIKNMYEL